The proteins below come from a single Gimesia alba genomic window:
- a CDS encoding RidA family protein translates to MSVEQKAAELGLTFEPIEPGYLNLCIKTGNLLMTSGHVSDQKGKLGDNVSLEEGIAAARDCAIKILRSVRDEHGTLNGLKVIKLLGCVNSTPDFTDQHLVINGASDLYHELFGKTGDGFHARSALGFAALPTGVAVEIEAIFEIIDE, encoded by the coding sequence ATGTCTGTTGAACAAAAAGCTGCTGAGTTAGGTCTAACATTTGAACCGATTGAGCCTGGGTATCTGAATCTCTGTATCAAGACCGGTAATCTTCTGATGACTTCAGGTCATGTGAGTGATCAAAAAGGAAAGCTGGGAGACAATGTCAGCCTGGAAGAAGGGATTGCTGCCGCCCGGGATTGTGCCATCAAAATTTTGCGATCTGTTCGGGACGAGCATGGCACGCTGAATGGTCTGAAAGTGATTAAACTACTTGGGTGCGTCAATTCGACTCCTGACTTTACAGATCAGCATCTGGTGATTAATGGCGCCTCTGATCTGTATCATGAACTGTTTGGCAAAACGGGGGATGGTTTTCATGCCCGCAGTGCACTCGGTTTCGCCGCCCTCCCGACTGGTGTTGCCGTCGAGATTGAAGCCATTTTTGAGATCATTGACGAATAA
- a CDS encoding YraN family protein codes for MAGKWFGKLLGDQGERTAVRFLKQHGYSILARQYRTDLGEIDIIALDGETIAFIEVKTRKNNSKGEPFEAVTQQKQAQLTRLAGSFLKKHQLLHQPARFDIISILWLSEKSTPKIQHFQNAFEPSGEFQFFT; via the coding sequence ATGGCAGGTAAATGGTTTGGTAAGTTGCTGGGTGATCAGGGGGAACGTACTGCTGTCCGGTTTCTGAAGCAACACGGGTATTCGATTCTCGCCCGACAGTATCGCACGGATCTGGGGGAGATCGATATCATCGCACTAGACGGCGAGACGATTGCTTTTATCGAAGTCAAAACTCGAAAAAACAATTCTAAAGGAGAGCCGTTCGAAGCCGTCACACAGCAGAAACAGGCTCAGTTGACCCGGCTGGCCGGCTCATTCCTGAAAAAACATCAACTGCTCCATCAACCGGCCCGGTTTGATATCATCTCAATTCTCTGGCTCTCAGAGAAATCGACTCCCAAAATTCAGCATTTTCAGAATGCCTTCGAACCCTCAGGTGAGTTTCAGTTTTTTACTTAA
- the rpsP gene encoding 30S ribosomal protein S16, with protein MAVRIRMKRMGRKHRPFYRICVMDSRKQRDGEAIEEIGTYDTSVADKSKRVTINMERVDYWMSVGAQPSDNVATLIKKVKKNKFGTAAAPAPLIAPKEPEPEPEPETAEESAEATAEASDEGAATEETPSE; from the coding sequence GTGGCAGTTCGTATTCGTATGAAAAGAATGGGTCGTAAACATCGCCCCTTCTATCGTATTTGTGTAATGGATTCACGCAAACAACGTGATGGTGAAGCAATTGAAGAAATCGGAACCTATGATACTTCTGTTGCCGACAAGTCAAAGCGTGTGACAATCAACATGGAACGTGTTGATTACTGGATGTCAGTTGGTGCGCAACCTTCTGATAATGTTGCTACGCTGATCAAAAAAGTGAAAAAGAACAAGTTCGGAACAGCGGCTGCGCCAGCGCCTCTGATTGCTCCCAAAGAGCCCGAACCGGAACCAGAACCAGAAACGGCGGAAGAATCAGCAGAAGCAACAGCTGAAGCTTCTGACGAGGGCGCTGCCACTGAAGAAACTCCCTCAGAATAA
- the trmD gene encoding tRNA (guanosine(37)-N1)-methyltransferase TrmD, whose product MRFDILTLFPELFDSYLEQGLLKRAIQNQLVEIQRWNFRDWATDKHASVDDRPYGGGPGMLIGCDTVFQCVEHVQEQVPEPGKLIMLTPQGRTLNQSLAQELSKEPQLTLLCGRYEGFDERIRIGLEPMEISAGDFITNGGEVPAMLIIETVIRLIPGVLGDESSAKYDSFSESGLLEYPQYTRPQNFRGMEVPEVLLSGNHQEIARWRHEQSLKRTRERRRDLLTESESNSS is encoded by the coding sequence ATGCGATTTGATATTCTGACCTTGTTTCCCGAGCTATTTGACAGCTATCTTGAGCAGGGGTTGCTCAAGCGAGCGATTCAAAATCAACTAGTTGAGATTCAGCGTTGGAATTTTCGAGACTGGGCCACAGACAAGCACGCTTCGGTAGATGACCGCCCCTATGGTGGTGGTCCGGGGATGTTGATTGGCTGTGATACGGTCTTTCAATGTGTCGAGCACGTTCAGGAACAGGTTCCTGAGCCTGGAAAATTGATTATGCTGACTCCCCAGGGGAGAACGCTGAACCAAAGCCTGGCTCAAGAGCTGTCAAAAGAACCGCAACTCACATTGCTGTGTGGAAGATACGAAGGGTTCGACGAACGAATCCGCATTGGTCTTGAACCAATGGAAATATCGGCGGGTGACTTCATTACCAACGGAGGGGAAGTGCCAGCCATGTTGATTATTGAGACTGTGATCCGGTTGATTCCCGGAGTATTAGGTGACGAAAGCAGTGCTAAATACGATTCATTTTCTGAATCAGGCCTGCTGGAATATCCTCAATACACGCGGCCTCAAAACTTTCGTGGAATGGAAGTTCCGGAAGTGTTATTAAGTGGAAATCATCAGGAGATTGCACGTTGGCGACACGAACAGAGTTTGAAACGAACTCGCGAGCGGCGTCGAGATCTTTTGACTGAGTCGGAATCAAATTCAAGTTGA
- the rplS gene encoding 50S ribosomal protein L19, which translates to MQDLLKKVEASSLREEPLEFEIGDTVDVHTLIQEGDKQRIQIFSGVIIARRGSGTRENFTVRRIVAGEGVERIFPVNSPKIAKLDVKRHGRVRRAKLYYLRDRVGKATRLTERRAKKDEE; encoded by the coding sequence ATGCAGGATTTATTGAAAAAAGTAGAAGCATCCAGCCTTCGCGAAGAGCCACTCGAGTTTGAAATCGGGGACACCGTCGATGTACACACTCTAATTCAGGAAGGTGACAAACAACGGATCCAGATTTTCAGTGGAGTCATCATCGCCCGACGTGGAAGCGGAACACGTGAAAATTTCACGGTTCGGCGTATCGTTGCTGGTGAGGGCGTGGAACGAATTTTTCCCGTCAACTCCCCCAAAATTGCAAAGCTGGACGTGAAACGTCACGGGCGAGTTCGCCGGGCAAAACTTTACTACCTGCGTGACCGGGTTGGTAAAGCCACACGTCTGACTGAACGTCGTGCGAAAAAAGACGAAGAGTAA